In Acinonyx jubatus isolate Ajub_Pintada_27869175 chromosome A3, VMU_Ajub_asm_v1.0, whole genome shotgun sequence, a genomic segment contains:
- the BPIFA2 gene encoding BPI fold-containing family A member 2 yields MLQLWKLVLLCGLLTGTSASLLGDLSNDLNNVVDKLKPAVEKGLETIDNTVESILQKLKADVAVLQDSKVWQLAKQKLQEAEKLVNDALSKVLSLKDGTLSLNILNSRILNIKIELTPDGEGINIRVPVTANVTLALPLIGKKVNLKVSLDLLTSLRLETDAQTGIPKVVVGECLSDSDSISITLLDGHSHLINKVLNSMTSILEKTVSHLIEKDVQTSPWAVSWNLHPFTQPREQERGAGPDSS; encoded by the exons ATGCTTCAGCTTTGGAAACTTGTTCTCTTGTGCGGCCTGCTCACTGGGACCTCGGCATCTCTTCTTGGAGACCTTAGCAACGACCTGAATAATGTTGTGGACAAGCTGAAACCTGCTGTTGAGAAAGGACTTGAGACCATTGACAATACAGTTGAAT CTATCCTTCAGAAACTGAAGGCTGACGTGGCGGTGCTTCAGGATTCTAAGGTTTGGCAGCTGGCCAAGCAGAAGCTGCAGGAAGCTGAGAAGTTGGTGAACGACGCTCTTTCTAAGGTCCTCTCACTTAAGGACGGGACTTTGAG CTTGAACATCCTTAACTCCCGCATCCTGAATATCAAAATTGAACTGACTCCTGATGGCGAAGGCATTAACATAAGGGTCCCCGTCACCGCTAATGTCACCCTGGCTCT GCCTCTCATTGGCAAGAAGGTCAACCTGAAGGTTTCTTTGGACCTCCTGACTAGCCTCAGACTTGAAACCGATGCCCAGACTGGCATCCCCAAAGTGGTCGTGGGAGAATGCCTCAGTGACTCAGACAGCATCTCCATCACCTTGCTGGACGG CCACAGTCACCTGATCAACAAGGTCCTGAACTCCATGACCAGCATCCTGGAAAAGACTGTGTCCCACCTAATAGAGAAGGAT GTGCAAACTTCTCCTTGGGCTGTCAGCTGGAACCTGCACCCCTTTACTCAGCctagggagcaggagagaggagcagggccTGACAGTAGCTGA